A genomic stretch from Setaria viridis chromosome 1, Setaria_viridis_v4.0, whole genome shotgun sequence includes:
- the LOC117849230 gene encoding uncharacterized protein → MSVAAGVSDAAIAVRDKLRGKIGQTKVKRYWPGKAPEWADDAEEEIDLRTARVSLDKAFPKDEDGDIPAKDDRRLRRLAETRENKEELRADHRRIRQAEIVSTVEEQNERQEADIDEEDEEAQEERRRRIREKQLLREQEEEELLPQEDEEPVEDEESEESEYETDSEDEQMGMAMVKPVFIPKSQRDTIAERERLEEEERQLEELVKKRLEARKIETRQIVVEEIKKEVHIEKALNEEANIEDVDTDDELNEAEEYESWKNREIARIKRDREERDARLKEKEEIEKVRNMTEEERREWERKNPKQLRQTKQKWKFMQKYYHKGAFFQESADDVIQSAGKEDIYSRDFSEPTGEDKMDKSILPKVMQVKHFGRSGRTKWTHLVNEDTTDWNAPWATNGPLRAKYNAKMAGMNAPIAKPKGSKKLKDWDEK, encoded by the exons ATGTCCGTGGCGGCCGGTGTAAGCGATGCGGCCATCGCGGTGCGGGACAAGCTCCGCGGCAAGATTGGCCAGACCAAGGTCAAGCGGTACTGGCCAGGAAAGGCGCCTGAGTGGGCTGATGATGCTGAGGAGGAAATAGACCTCCGCACAGCACGCGTCTCCCTTGACAAGGCATTCCCAAAGGATGAGGATGGTGATATCCCTGCAAAGGACGATCGTCGGCTCCGGCGTCTTGCAGAAACCCGTGAGAACAAGGAGGAGCTGAGGGCAGACCATCGCCGTATACGGCAGGCCGAGATTGTGTCAACTGTTGAGGAGCAGAATGAGAGGCAGGAAGCTGATAtcgacgaggaggatgaggaggcccaggaggagaggaggaggaggataaggGAGAAGCAGCTCTTaagggagcaggaggaggaggagctactTCCTCAGGAAGATGAGGAACCTGTAGAGGATGAGGAGTCAGAGGAATCTGAGTATGAGACGGATTCCGAGGACGAGCAGATGGGCATGGCTATGGTGAAACCTGTCTTCATACCAAAGTCACAGAGGGACACCATTGCAGAGCGTGAacggctggaggaggaggagcggcagctTGAGGAGCTGGTCAAGAAGAGGCTGGAGGCTAGGAAGATTGAGACTAGGCAGATTGTGGTTGAAGAGATTAAAAAGGAGGTGCACATTGAAAAGGCACTGAATGAAGAGGCCAACATTGAGGATGTTGATACAGATGATGAGTTGAACGAAGCAGAGGAGTATGAGTCATGGAAGAATAGAGAAATAGCAAGAATTAAGAGGGACAGGGAAGAAAGAGATGCAAGGttgaaggagaaggaggagattGAGAAGGTCAGGAATATGACTGAGGAGGAGCGTCGGGAATGGGAGAGGAAGAATCCGAAGCAGCTTCGGCAGACCAAACAGAAGTGGAAGTTTATGCAAAAGTATTACCACAAAGGTGCCTTCTTCCAGGAAAGTGCTGATGATGTTATTCAGTCAGCTGGTAAAGAAGATATCTACAGCCGTGATTTCTCTGAACCTACTGGGGAAGATAAGATGGATAAGAGCATCCTTCCCAAGGTCATGCAAGTTAAACACTTTGGGCGCAGTGGAAGAACGAAGTGGACACATCTTGTTAACGAGGATACTACAGATTGGAATGCACC ATGGGCTACAAATGGGCCTCTCCGAGCAAAATATAACGCAAAAATGGCAGGCATGAATGCACCTATTGCTAAACCAAAGGGAAGTAAGAAGCTGAAGGACTGGGATGAAAAATGA